From the genome of Malus domestica chromosome 04, GDT2T_hap1, one region includes:
- the LOC103443421 gene encoding chaperone protein dnaJ 20, chloroplastic-like, producing MQSYGLAISGTGSDSCFHIPTSHTTIPTNIPIPDPKPSFLFPKSVSSFRNLSGPLRLKAKAAINDGWVAEYKELTFYELLGIPESGSVTEIKQAYKQLARKYHPDVSPPGLVEEYTEKFIRVQEAYETLSDSRRRALYDQDMARGLHLAFSARRCQYDEGEEDVGSWRNRWQSQLSELKRRSMNKDAATREAHMSWGARMRRQREGSSDQL from the exons ATGCAGAGCTATGGATTAGCAATCTCAGGAACGGGAAGCGATTCCTGCTTCCACATCCCAACATCCCACACAACCATCCCTACCAACATACCCATACCCGACCCCAAACCCAGCTTCCTCTTCCCCAAATCGGTTTCCTCCTTCCGGAACCTGTCCGGGCCCCTCAGGCTCAAAGCGAAGGCCGCCATCAACGATGGGTGGGTGGCGGAGTACAAGGAGCTCACCTTCTACGAGCTTCTGGGCATACCCGAATCCGGATCCGTGACCGAAATCAAGCAGGCGTATAAGCAGCTGGCCCGGAAGTACCATCCGGACGTGTCGCCTCCGGGTCTGGTGGAGGAGTATACGGAGAAGTTTATCCGGGTTCAGGAGGCTTACGAGACCTTGTCTGATTCGAGAAGGAGAGCTTTATATGATCAAGACATGGCCAGGGGTCTTCACCTTGCCTTCTCTGCAAGACGATGCCAATAcgatgag GGAGAGGAGGATGTCGGCAGCTGGAGGAATCGATGGCAAAGTCAGCTTTCTGAGTTGAAGAGAAGAAGCATGAACAAGGATGCTGCTACAAGAGAAGCACATATGTCATGGGGAGCTCGAATGCGCCGGCAAAGAGAAGGATCGTCCGATCAACTATAA